A window of Gossypium raimondii isolate GPD5lz chromosome 7, ASM2569854v1, whole genome shotgun sequence genomic DNA:
tattattattattattattattattttattgtttaaatcaaaGTATCCTTaggaatttgattattgatttattagatgtttaattattaatatggatgaattatatgtttggttgctcTTTAATGTAAATTTAGATTACTATTTATCTTTTGCATTATATATTGCtattcaattatattgtttgtaagaattgcatttcattaaaacattataatcgttttatttcaaaattcctaaaaaagCTTGGTGTTTAAtagttctcgagagaattgtgcgctaacttactgggcttcaattcttctcgatgaatttatatcatcaagtatccattttatttaaaccatacaattttaaaataaaattctttagatttcaaaatgttggatcctaacttactggatacgacattttgttatctcgattttaaaataaaggcaatatttgatgtttaagaatttcgagaagttgaaccctaacttactggattctgatttctcgattgacttaaataatcaaatatccttcttaaaacatgttttaattttttttaaaaagggacGAACCTAACTTCGAAGATTGAactgttgcactctaactcactgagtgtggcgaTCTATTTCTTTGAAGTGGGTCCGTCCACTTAACCAATTCAATCatttaagctttcatttcatgggATCGTATTgaaaaatcttttcaaagtttcgacactaagacattaaatatccaattcggtaccaattttgggcgttatgagggtgctaacccttcctcgtgcgtaaccgacttcccaacttaatttctcaaaattcgtagaccaaaaatagttgttttcaaggtgatccgatcacacctcaacaaaaatcagtggcgactcccattttcattttcaaagtcgatccccatttttACCTTAAAGttgactctttttaaaaaaaaaagataaataaaaaaatggtttcgacagcttggcgactccactggggaccatAGGAGAGTCAAGCCgaaaaattgattgttttctgtcttatcgtcgaaaattaaaaatttaatttgaaaaattacgatcctttctttgcatttttttgtatgattactgttttataccttggcatcatattgcgtaagactgtttagtcttgtccttttaagtgggagtgagaagctactccttcgtgaggttttcacctatgtgcaggatagtgaatcactttcaagatacatccgtacctatgtcttcatgagattttcatctccgtgcagccataggaaaatgtattcccctgaaccgaactcggtctgtatgagcctataatgggtgaggatcgaggaatctactggttcggATACCTCAGCTTTAGAACCAAACCCCATATAGTGGACTTAGAAGCTCAACCTAGTTAGAACTATTCCAATCTCTCGTGATTGCCCAGATAGATGATTGTGTTTCTTATACttactttgaattttgtttttgtgttgTACTAacttgtttatgttttgttgATATTGTTGCATGCCACTGCATATTTCAAAGAGTGTCGATTCAAGTTcagttactaaattagaaaaccATCATGGCaaacgaatttcttgataaagtggaggataaCGCCATTGTCCATATATGGTTAGAGAATGTGCAATTGGAGAAAGGAGACAGTTTAGCTAAGGGATATGTGTCAGAGCTTTGGGACTACACTCGTATTAGTGTGACGCAAAATAGCCTTCAGGAGTTAAATGAGATTTGGGATCGGTGGAATGATGAAACCAAGCAGTTGTTCTACACTAATTATGGGGACTTGCCGTACTTACTTAACATTAAGGTGGATGAAAGACTGTTTCGCGCTCTCGCTCAATATTGGAATCCTGCATATAGCTGTTTTACGTTTGGGAACGTAGATTTGGTGCCCACAGTGGAGAAATATACAGCTTTACTATACTGCCCTAGGCTTCAGGTTGATAAAGTATATTCCAGAGCCGCTTATGTCCCAgcattttggaagaaattaatgAGTATTACCAGAATGAGCGAACAATAGATCACGGCCAGGATCAAACAGAAGGGCGAGTGTAAATGTATCCTATGGAAAAATTTGCGAGACTTGATCCTAGAACATCCTGATGGGAAAAAGAAGGTTGAtgtgtttgctttgagtatCTACGGGTTAGTGATTTTCCCTAAAGCTTTGGGGCATGTTGACGAAGCGGTTTCAGATCTTTTTGATCGGTTGGGTAAAAGGGTCACGCCTGTTCCTGCAATTTTGGCTGAAACGTTTAGATCTTTGAATGCATGTAGGCGAGCTGGTGAAGGAAGATTTATAGGTTGTACGCAATTGTTGATAGCTTGGTTCCATAGTCATTTCTGGAAGGTCGACaaagtttcgtatcgggttttctctggGCATTACTCCCCGTTAAAAGAGATAGTGGCTATGCCAAGAAGGGACGACATATCAGAAGAAAATTGGATAGCAATTCTGTaaaatcttcaagaggatgATGTGGAGTGGAGAGCTGCTTGGTTGATTCCTGATGGAATTCTCTACCGTTGTAGAAGTTTTGACTGGGTTTCGTtgcttgggatttggggagccgTTGGGTATGCACCTTTACTGGTCCTAAGGCAATATAATTCAAGACAGTTTGTGCAGGCAACATATGGTttagctcaatgtgagttctcGTACCGAGGagataattacaagaaaaaggtgaaAGAAATTTCTCAGGCTTGGAATCAGGTTCACAGGATGAAAATGCTAGCTGTGAGTGACAACTCCAGAGTCCGGTGAGTGGCGACGTAAAAGAATTAATGATAACATTCCGGAGTTAAACTTGGAGGGTGTTCGACCAATGGAAGAGTACCTACAAGTGATCCCATCAGAGTTGGAGATtataaaacaagattttgaaaagaggaatttagaacttgaaaataaaatagagcgGTTGGAAGAAGAGAAGATGCATTTGAGGCTAGACGTTGACGTCCAAAAGTTAGAagctgaaaaattaaagaagggGAAGAATAAAGTAGAGGAGGATCTGGATAGCTTAAAGACAGACTACAAAAGGCTACGAGTATCAATGAGAACTGCTTGGCTGGGAAAGACTTCAGAGCAGTGGCGACAGGAGATCCaggaagaaagaaacaaagccAATCGGTGGGAAAGAAAGTCCCGGGAGTCTCAAGTTCAGAAAGAGACCTTAGAACGGCAGGTGTTAGAGACTCAAAACTATCAAGCGGACTTAAAAGCTAGAATAGCAAAACTCGAGATATCTCTTACTGCGTATAGAAGTCGTAATTCTGTAGTGGAATTAAAGACAAGTCTGtgcaagattgaagaaatgaaaaagaagataGAAGAATTGGAGTACGCATTACAAGGCTGTAGACAACGGATCGAATCCTTGGAAGGAAATGAGGAGCATTGGAGGGAGCAACTTTATCATTCACAGAATCAAATTCAGAACAGAGATTACATTATGGGCAAGGCTATTGCTCAGATTCGGGAGGCAGCTGATCATTTGCAAATAATGGCAATTCAGGCTGACGTGTTAAGCGTAAAGTATGAACTGGAATCAGATCGAGGGCAGGAGTTAGCTTCACTGTTGAAGGAAGTAAAAGctttgagtattagggcaaaGCCATACttgtaattcattttatgtaaagaattttgtttatcaataaagttttctaaaGGAAATTGGATCAGAATCGAcgctctttttgcattcatttcatgcatttgcgttacatgacatcatatgcattcaAGACTATTAAGAAGAGgttttaattggttaaaattgtGCTTGCTTAATCTGAAACCAAAGAAAATTCATCAACCAAGCACCGCTACTGCACCGTcttgaaatcaaaattatggATCAAAGATTGGAAAAGCTTGAGCGCattcaaaaggaaatgcaagatcaaATGAAAGAACAAATGGAAAAGATTCAGCATGACATGATACAAAAGATGCAGGAGTCTCAAAATGACATGATGACTAAGTTGACGCAATTAATAACCAAAGGAGTAGATAAAGGGAAAGGTCCTGTGATTTGTAATGAAGATGAAAACAATGATGAACCACTTTTTCCTCCAGGTTTTACGCCTCCGCACGTGCAAGTTCAGACTGAACCGCATCCGCGGAGACCTTCTGTTTCGATTAGGCCTCAGCATTTTCAAGGGGATGTTTCAATGCCGAAAAACTTTCAGGTCGGATTTGGATCTAATCCGGGTggtaatttgaataatattgcTGTCTCGGATTTCGATGAAGTAGCTGAGAAGGATAAGGTGAAGGAAAAGTTTCCAAAGTAGTTTGAGGAGAAATGAAaatggattgaagagaaatttagaacGATGGAAAGTATTGAAAGCTATCGTGGAATAGATGCAAAAGATCTGAGTCTGGTTCCGGATTTGGTACTTCCTTACAAGTTTAAGATgccgaaatttgagaaatacagtgggaccagttgccctgagGCCCATATCTCtatgttctgtaggagaatgatGGGGTATATTAATAATGACCAATTACCAATACATTGCTTTCAGGATAGTCTTACAGGGGCGGCGTCAAAATGGGACAATCAGTTGAGCCGAACCAAAATCGCTACATTGAGGGATTTGACACAGGCTTTCATGAGACAGTACAATCATGTATCAGAAATGACGCCTGACCGAATAAATTTGCagaatttagagaaaaaatagaaCGAAAGCTTCAGACAGTATGTGCAGCGATGGAGGGAAATTACGGTTCAGGTTCAGCCACCACTTGtggaaaaggaaatgacaaTGCTTTTTATCAATACATTAAAAGCCCCGTTCATTActcacatgttgggaagtgcttcAAAGAATTTCtcggatataatcatgaatggtgaaatgattgagcatGCTATTAAAAGTGGAAGAATAGATGGAGGGGAGAATAATAGAAGGACAGCcccaaagaaaagagaaaatgaagtaaACAATGTGAGCGCATACGGCAGGTCAATTACGGTGAATCAACCAGGAAAGGCAGTTGCTAATCAACAAAGCTCATCAAGACAAGAAGTAGGAGGGAGGCAAAATACTGAAAAACCCCAGTTTATgccaattccgatgtcataCAAGAAGTTAtatcagaatttatttaatgcacatgttgtttccCCTCATTACTTGACCCCTTTACAACCCCCttatcccaaatggtacgataTAAATGTAcaatgtgactatcatgcgggaatcTCGGGGtattcaatagagaattgcattgctTTCAAGAAGGTAGTGAAAAAGCTTATCagcatgggtgttgtcaaatttAATGACTCACCTAACACAGAAAATCCGTTACCTAATCATGGTGATAATGGAGTGAATATGATGGGCGAAAGTATGGGAGAAAAAGTCAAGAATGACATCGGTGAAGTAAAAACTCCATTGAAACAGGTCTGGAAAGAGATGGTGAAAAGAGGGCTAGTCATTCCAGATTTTGGGGAGGAGGATGAggctaaaaaatattatgaattccATCGTGAAGTAGGACATAAGGTTCAAGAATGTGAAGAATTTAAAGCTCTGGTCCAAAGCATGATGGATAATAAGGAAATGAAGTTCTATGAGGAAACAGAGGAAGAAAGAAGCATATGTGCGTCGGAATCAACAACgaagatttcaaaaataaatcatcATGTGGTCATTATTTCGCACCCTAAGAACAGTGAGGCTAGGGTTTAGgtaacaccaaaaattgtaatccATAAGCCGTCAAATTTCTCATATAAAGATAGTAAAATGGTTCCGTGGAAGTATGGATGCAATGTGATAATCTCAGGAAAAGAGGTTGAAAGAAGTCAAGAAAGGGGTTCTAATACGCGCAATGGGAAGCGATATGATACTCCAGCAGAATTGTTAAGAGAAAAGAATTTGATGGTAGAACAAAGGAAAGGGAAAGCAGTGGAGGTTGAGTCGTTGGTTaatgaaccaataaaagaagaagaagcaaaggaGTTTCTAAAGTTTTTGAAACACAGTGAATATAGTGTTTTGGAGCAACTGCACAAACAGCCAGCCCGCGTTTTTGTATTAGCTTTGCTCCTAAGTTCAGAAGTACATCGAAGTACGCTGATGAAAGTACTAAACGAAACATATGTGGCTGATGACATCTTAGTCAATAAACTGGATCGCttggtcaacaatataagtgctgacaattttatcttcttcaatgatgatgaaatgcCATCTAGAGGTAGGGGTTCTACTAAAGCTCTACACATTACTACCCGATGTCAGGGGGACACATTACCGGGGgttttgattgataatggatccGCATTGAACGTATTGTCATTGTCCACTCTTAATCGACTACCTGTGGACAGTTCACATATGAAAGCTTGCCAGAatatagtaagggcatttgatggaacaGAAAGAAGGGTTTTAGGAAGAATTGAAATACCATTAAGAATTGGCCCAACTACTTATGATGTGGACTTTTTAGTAATGGATATTAAGCCTTCCTACAACTGTTTATTGGAGAGACCATGGATACACTCGGCAGTGGCAGTACCTTCATCGTTACATCAGAAGGTGAGGCTAATATTAGAGGGTCGATTGGTAACAATAAGTGCGGAGGAGGATATTATTGCGATGGTAACGAGTGATGCACCTTATGTAGAGACCAATAATGAGGCAGTGGAATGTTCTTTCCGATCCTTGGAATTTGTGAACGTAACATTTATCGCTGAAGGAAATAGAATTTTGGTACCAAAGATATCCAAGACTACTGAGATGGGTCTACAGTTGATGGTAGGAAGAGGAGCTTCGCCAGGGAAAGGGTTGGGAAAATACCTTCAAGGAAGGATTGAAGCACCCGTGCTGAAGGAAAAGTTTGATCGTTTTGGCTTAAGTTACAAGAAgatatgaaaaaaaagagaaaagaagtagagaaaatgcaagaaagaagaagggcaCGTTTAAGCGGAGAGGAAGTCAAGTGGGAGCCTTTGACCTTCCCCCACATATCTAAATCCTTTGTGTCAGGTGGGTTTATTTATCCTGAGCAAAGGGTTCCCAAAAAGGAAAGCATTGAAGAAGTGTTGGAAAACGTTCATATCAATGTTATAGAGACAATTAAAAGAAAGACCTCGTTGGAGATTTGCCCTTATAAACCCGAGAGtgagctaaacaattggactgcggaagaaatacctgtagtctttagagcttattcagagtaatgttcaaaacattcTCGTTGTTTTTAGCCTAGGAATGATAAGaaatcctttgtgaaataggcttaagtctgaatatcattattctaataaaatacatctttgcattcatttcgagcaattattcttttattctttcaagGCCagtaaatattttccatttgattgATTGTCttccaaacaatttttttcattatatttataacctgattgtacaaataattattcataaatttatatatttttgtatattctttggtgtatccctataggtcctcagatatcaatgacatgagtgatgctGTTTCAAACACGGAGTctctttttgagcaagacatgtgtttggaaggatctcataactttgaaaatgacgaagACTTTGGTGTATCTCTGGACTTGTTGAGAATGGtggaacaagaggataaacaaatcctacctcatagGGAATTATTAGAAATCGTGAGCCTAGaggaaggaaaagaggtgaaaatcggAACTGATATCACCGCAAGGACAAAACatgacctcattgaattactccgagagttcaaagaatttttcgcatggtcataccaaggTATGCCCGGGCTAAGTACCAGTATTGTGGTACATCGTCTGCCCATAAAAGAGGATTGTAAACCAGTTCAGTAGAAGCTCAGGAGAATGAGACTTGATATcgtgctaaaaataaaagaagaagtcaaaaaACAGCTCGACGCTGGATTCTTACAAGAGATCAAGTACTCAGAGTGGGTAGCAAACATTGTCCCTGTTCCCAAAAGAGATGGTaaagtacgaatgtgcgtggattataGGGACTTGAACAAAGCTAGTCTAAAAGACAATTTTCTGTTGCTTCACATAGATACTTTGGTAGATAATACAACAGGctactcattattttcttttatggatggtttttctggatacaatcaaataaaaatgcatcctgaagacatggggaaaaccacattcattaccTTGTGAtaaacattttgttacaaagtaattccctttggattgaagaatgcgAGAGAAACATATCAAAGAGCTATGGTGACTCTGTTTCATAACATGATGCATAAGGAAATTGAaatctatgttgatgatatgattgcaaaatctaaAACTGAAGAAGAACATGTTCGAGTCTTGAGgaaattatttttgagattgaggAAATTTCAACTCAAGCTTAACCCAGCAAAATGCACATTTGGAGTCAGATCAGAGAAGTTATTAGGCTTCATAGTTAGTAAGAAGGGGATTGAGGTTGACCCAGATAAAGTTAAAGTAATACGAGATTTACCTCCTCCATGCACTCAAAaggaagttcgaggtttcctaggaagactgaattacattgctcggttcatttcacaactgaTTGAGAAATGTGGTCCAGTATTTcatcttctgaagaaacataatccgggTGAGTGGGATGAGGAATGTCAGAGggcttttgacaagataaagCAATACCTGGCTAACACTCCAGTACTATCACCGCCCAGTCCAGATAGGCCATTGATACTGTATCTAACGGTGTTTGACAATTCCATGGGATACGTATTGGGCCAGCATGATGAGACAGGAAAGAAAGAACGGGCAATAtattatctcagcaagaaattcaccgattgtgaaatgagatacaCATCGATTCAAAAGTTTTGTTGTGCTTTAATCTGGGTGACTCAAAGACTAAAACAGTACATGctgtatcatacgacttggctgatCTCAAAGTTGGATCatttaaagtacatgatggaatcaactactttaaatgggagaatggctagatggcaaattcttctctctgaatttgacatagtatatgtaagtTAGAAGGCTATAAAAGGAAGTGCAATAGTTGATTTTCTAGCCAGCAGAGCCTTGGAAGACTATGAGTCTTTGAACTTCgattttccaaatgaggacTTAATGTATGTGGCAAACACTGAAGAAAACCCTCGAATAGACCACATATGAAAGTTAAATTTCgatggagcttcaaatgctatgggtaatggaattggggcagtcttgaTATCCCCaagtggagatcattatcctgtcgctagcaagttggacttcgattgcacaaataatatggcCGAATATGAAACATGTATTATGGGTATTCGTGCGGCCATTGAACGTAAAATCAAAGTGCTAAAAGTGTATGGAGTTctgcattggtgatataccaactcaaaggagaATGGGAAACCAGAGACCCTAAGTTGATCAGTTATAAAGAGCTGGTTCTTGAATTGATTGACGAGTTCGATGACATTACtttctgttatctcccacgagatgaaaaccagatggctgatgcACTGGCTACTCTAGCCTCGATGATTAAGGTGAACAAGTTAAAAATCATGAAGCCTATTCAGATGAGCATATATGAAGTTTCGGCTCATTGCTACAATATTGAAGAGGAGGGAAAATATGATCACCCTTGGTATCAGAGTATactaaaatatgtgaaaaatcgAAAATACTCTGATCAAGCGACAGAAAATGATAAGAGAACACTGAGAAGAATAGCCATTgaatatgtcttagatggggaagtGTTGTACAAGAGAGAGAAAGATCAAGTGCTGTTAAGATGTGTAGATGCTGTAGAGGCTAGAAAGATCctggaagaagtccatgagggcatTTGCAGAACCCATGcaaatggttttacaatggccagacagatcatgagatttggatactTTTGGTCTActatggaaggggattgcattagCTATGCCAAGAATtgtcataaatgtcaaatttatggagataagATACGTGTACCTCCCTTACCTCTATACTTTATGACTGCTCCATGGCCGTTCtccatgtggggcatggatgtcattgggccaatatcaccAAAGGGTTTgaatgggcatcgtttcatctttTTGGTCATCgattactttaccaaatgggtggaagctgcttcatatgcaaatgtcaAGAAATCGGCGGttagtaaattcttgaaaaaggagatcatttgtcgatatggaatgcctgaaagaatcatatccgacaatgcgttgaatttgaataatagcACAATAGCGGAAG
This region includes:
- the LOC105784851 gene encoding uncharacterized protein LOC105784851; the protein is MANEFLDKVEDNAIVHIWLENVQLEKGDSLAKGYVSELWDYTRISVTQNSLQELNEIWDRWNDETKQLFYTNYGDLPYLLNIKVDERLFRALAQYWNPAYSCFTFGNVDLVPTVEKYTALLYCPRLQVDKVYSRAAYVPAFWKKLMKHPDGKKKVDVFALSIYGLVIFPKALGHVDEAVSDLFDRLGKRVTPVPAILAETFRSLNACRRAGEGRFIGCTQLLIAWFHSHFWKVDKVSYRVFSGHYSPLKEIVAMPRRDDISEENWIAILSFDWVSLLGIWGAVGYAPLLVLRQYNSRQFVQATYGLAQCEFSYRGDNYKKKVKEISQAWNQVHRMKMLAVSDNSRVR